Proteins encoded together in one Phoenix dactylifera cultivar Barhee BC4 unplaced genomic scaffold, palm_55x_up_171113_PBpolish2nd_filt_p 001390F, whole genome shotgun sequence window:
- the LOC120108550 gene encoding uncharacterized protein LOC120108550 isoform X3: protein MGSGSSKDATAAGGGRKARSRGVRVFSSSCFRLSSTLWDARKKEEGGRSKDNIRADETKRKASGRNHEGCMKLSLSGPSKMPSLTSSDGEQSGEDQDGELQIDSVASNNSGTSAAISRSSNPAGRSRSRFGFVSDGISFRLNRAVSLGSSRAHSLFSAALSIPNNDAGDDAIIDVDSSLNNVNDTHESTVVENNCPQDVVANNERVEATNSRYSRRNRLEAENAELRYSSRRLGPQEPLEGSMRFSRTLSVGRLRDRVLRRTSLSEGLYGPVLLEDRFVGSTEHVNRRQLLGGTRRAQSSSNRNNEVLQDSSSHHPYRITGTTDINADHASETVQPRETSNRDLLEHRSAFLERRRRIRSQVRALQRLGSRFENLSGHDRSCILSGQHRTGHCTCRTNNRAANPDDDTSARASISRIVMLAEALFEPFYLGVG, encoded by the exons ATGGGATCCGGGAGCAGCAAGGATGCGACGGCGGCGGGTGGAGGACGGAAGGCGAGATCCAGAGGTGTTAGGGTTTTCAGCTCTTCTTGCTTTCGCCTCTCATCCACTCTTTGGGATGCCCGG aagaaagaagaaggtggAAGATCTAAAGACAATATTCGAGCGGACGAAACAAAGAGAAAAGCCTCTGGAAGGAATCATGAAGGCTGCATGAAGCTTAGTCTTTCTGGACCTAGTAAAATGCCTTCATTAACTTCCTCTGATGGTGAACAAAGTGGAGAAGATCAAGATGGGGAACTGCAAATTGATTCAGTTGCCAGCAATAACTCTGGCACATCAGCTGCTATTAGCCGATCATCAAACCCTGCAGGCAGGTCGCGCTCTCGTTTTGGTTTTGTCTCAGATGGAATTAGTTTCAGGTTAAACAGAGCTGTCAGTTTGGGGTCATCAAGGGCCCACTCTCTCTTCTCAGCTGCTCTTTCCATTCCAAACAATGATGCAGGTGATGATGCTATTATTGATGTTGATAGTTCTCTAAATAATGTAAATGATACCCATGAGAGTACTGTTGTGGAAAATAATTGTCCCCAAGATGTGGTCGCAAACAATGAAAGGGTTGAGGCTACAAATAGTCGATATTCTCGTAGGAATCGACTAGAAGCTGAAAATGCTGAATTAAGATATTCTAGTAGACGACTTGGACCGCAAGAACCTTTAGAAGGCAGCATGCGATTTAGCCGAACACTCAGCGTCGGACGGCTTCGTGACAGAGTTCTTCGAAGGACTTCCCTCTCTGAGGGATTATATGGTCCTGTTCTTCTAGAGGATAGGTTTGTTGGTTCTACAGAGCATGTTAACAGGAGACAACTCTTGGGTGGTACAAGACGAGCACAATCTTCTTCCAACAGGAACAATGAAGTGCTGCAAGATTCGTCTAGTCATCACCCCTATCGAATCACTGGCACTACAGACATAAATGCTGATCATGCCTCGGAAACTGTGCAGCCAAGAGAAACCAGTAACCGTGATTTACTGGAGCATAGATCAGCATTCCttgaaagaagaaggagaataaGATCTCAG GTCCGGGCCCTTCAGCGATTAGGTAGCAGGTTTGAGAATTTATCAGGTCATGATAGATCATGTATATTATCTGGTCAACATCGAACAGGTCACTGCACATGCAGAACAAACAATCGAGCTGCTAATCCTGATGATGACACAAGTGCTAGGGCTAGCATATCTAGAATTGTTATGTTAGCGGAAGCACTTTTTGAG CCATTTTACCTAGGTGTTGGATGA
- the LOC120108550 gene encoding uncharacterized protein LOC120108550 isoform X1, with the protein MGSGSSKDATAAGGGRKARSRGVRVFSSSCFRLSSTLWDARKKEEGGRSKDNIRADETKRKASGRNHEGCMKLSLSGPSKMPSLTSSDGEQSGEDQDGELQIDSVASNNSGTSAAISRSSNPAGRSRSRFGFVSDGISFRLNRAVSLGSSRAHSLFSAALSIPNNDAGDDAIIDVDSSLNNVNDTHESTVVENNCPQDVVANNERVEATNSRYSRRNRLEAENAELRYSSRRLGPQEPLEGSMRFSRTLSVGRLRDRVLRRTSLSEGLYGPVLLEDRFVGSTEHVNRRQLLGGTRRAQSSSNRNNEVLQDSSSHHPYRITGTTDINADHASETVQPRETSNRDLLEHRSAFLERRRRIRSQVRALQRLGSRFENLSGHDRSCILSGQHRTGHCTCRTNNRAANPDDDTSARASISRIVMLAEALFEVLDEIHQQSVVLSSRPSFSSIGSVPAPKEVVECMPLKVYMKPHKHQNDEAAQCYICLVEYEEGDCMRILPCNHEFHRTCIDKWLKEIHRVCPLCRGDVCRSDTSSTEKLG; encoded by the exons ATGGGATCCGGGAGCAGCAAGGATGCGACGGCGGCGGGTGGAGGACGGAAGGCGAGATCCAGAGGTGTTAGGGTTTTCAGCTCTTCTTGCTTTCGCCTCTCATCCACTCTTTGGGATGCCCGG aagaaagaagaaggtggAAGATCTAAAGACAATATTCGAGCGGACGAAACAAAGAGAAAAGCCTCTGGAAGGAATCATGAAGGCTGCATGAAGCTTAGTCTTTCTGGACCTAGTAAAATGCCTTCATTAACTTCCTCTGATGGTGAACAAAGTGGAGAAGATCAAGATGGGGAACTGCAAATTGATTCAGTTGCCAGCAATAACTCTGGCACATCAGCTGCTATTAGCCGATCATCAAACCCTGCAGGCAGGTCGCGCTCTCGTTTTGGTTTTGTCTCAGATGGAATTAGTTTCAGGTTAAACAGAGCTGTCAGTTTGGGGTCATCAAGGGCCCACTCTCTCTTCTCAGCTGCTCTTTCCATTCCAAACAATGATGCAGGTGATGATGCTATTATTGATGTTGATAGTTCTCTAAATAATGTAAATGATACCCATGAGAGTACTGTTGTGGAAAATAATTGTCCCCAAGATGTGGTCGCAAACAATGAAAGGGTTGAGGCTACAAATAGTCGATATTCTCGTAGGAATCGACTAGAAGCTGAAAATGCTGAATTAAGATATTCTAGTAGACGACTTGGACCGCAAGAACCTTTAGAAGGCAGCATGCGATTTAGCCGAACACTCAGCGTCGGACGGCTTCGTGACAGAGTTCTTCGAAGGACTTCCCTCTCTGAGGGATTATATGGTCCTGTTCTTCTAGAGGATAGGTTTGTTGGTTCTACAGAGCATGTTAACAGGAGACAACTCTTGGGTGGTACAAGACGAGCACAATCTTCTTCCAACAGGAACAATGAAGTGCTGCAAGATTCGTCTAGTCATCACCCCTATCGAATCACTGGCACTACAGACATAAATGCTGATCATGCCTCGGAAACTGTGCAGCCAAGAGAAACCAGTAACCGTGATTTACTGGAGCATAGATCAGCATTCCttgaaagaagaaggagaataaGATCTCAG GTCCGGGCCCTTCAGCGATTAGGTAGCAGGTTTGAGAATTTATCAGGTCATGATAGATCATGTATATTATCTGGTCAACATCGAACAGGTCACTGCACATGCAGAACAAACAATCGAGCTGCTAATCCTGATGATGACACAAGTGCTAGGGCTAGCATATCTAGAATTGTTATGTTAGCGGAAGCACTTTTTGAG GTGTTGGATGAAATTCATCAGCAGTCTGTAGTTCTCTCATCTCGACCGTCTTTTTCCTCAATTGGATCTGTTCCTGCTCCAAAGGAAGTCGTAGAATGTATGCCACTAAAAGTATACATGAAGCCACATAAACACCAAAATGATGAGGCTGCACA ATGTTATATTTGCCTTGTGGAGTATGAAGAAGGAGATTGCATGCGAATACTGCCTTGCAATCATGAATTTCACCGAACATGTATAGATAAGTGGTTGAAAGAGATTCACAG GGTCTGTCCTCTTTGTCGTGGGGATGTCTGCAGATCGGACACATCAAGCACGGAGAAGCTTGGTTGA
- the LOC120108550 gene encoding uncharacterized protein LOC120108550 isoform X2, whose product MGSGSSKDATAAGGGRKARSRGVRVFSSSCFRLSSTLWDARKKEEGGRSKDNIRADETKRKASGRNHEGCMKLSLSGPSKMPSLTSSDGEQSGEDQDGELQIDSVASNNSGTSAAISRSSNPAGRSRSRFGFVSDGISFRLNRAVSLGSSRAHSLFSAALSIPNNDAGDDAIIDVDSSLNNVNDTHESTVVENNCPQDVVANNERVEATNSRYSRRNRLEAENAELRYSSRRLGPQEPLEGSMRFSRTLSVGRLRDRVLRRTSLSEGLYGPVLLEDRFVGSTEHVNRRQLLGGTRRAQSSSNRNNEVLQDSSSHHPYRITGTTDINADHASETVQPRETSNRDLLEHRSAFLERRRRIRSQVRALQRLGSRFENLSGHDRSCILSGQHRTGHCTCRTNNRAANPDDDTSARASISRIVMLAEALFEVLDEIHQQSVVLSSRPSFSSIGSVPAPKEVVECMPLKVYMKPHKHQNDEAAQFEKRKQDGSAGQRERKFPVVEVLYASLEMECSQFASKGG is encoded by the exons ATGGGATCCGGGAGCAGCAAGGATGCGACGGCGGCGGGTGGAGGACGGAAGGCGAGATCCAGAGGTGTTAGGGTTTTCAGCTCTTCTTGCTTTCGCCTCTCATCCACTCTTTGGGATGCCCGG aagaaagaagaaggtggAAGATCTAAAGACAATATTCGAGCGGACGAAACAAAGAGAAAAGCCTCTGGAAGGAATCATGAAGGCTGCATGAAGCTTAGTCTTTCTGGACCTAGTAAAATGCCTTCATTAACTTCCTCTGATGGTGAACAAAGTGGAGAAGATCAAGATGGGGAACTGCAAATTGATTCAGTTGCCAGCAATAACTCTGGCACATCAGCTGCTATTAGCCGATCATCAAACCCTGCAGGCAGGTCGCGCTCTCGTTTTGGTTTTGTCTCAGATGGAATTAGTTTCAGGTTAAACAGAGCTGTCAGTTTGGGGTCATCAAGGGCCCACTCTCTCTTCTCAGCTGCTCTTTCCATTCCAAACAATGATGCAGGTGATGATGCTATTATTGATGTTGATAGTTCTCTAAATAATGTAAATGATACCCATGAGAGTACTGTTGTGGAAAATAATTGTCCCCAAGATGTGGTCGCAAACAATGAAAGGGTTGAGGCTACAAATAGTCGATATTCTCGTAGGAATCGACTAGAAGCTGAAAATGCTGAATTAAGATATTCTAGTAGACGACTTGGACCGCAAGAACCTTTAGAAGGCAGCATGCGATTTAGCCGAACACTCAGCGTCGGACGGCTTCGTGACAGAGTTCTTCGAAGGACTTCCCTCTCTGAGGGATTATATGGTCCTGTTCTTCTAGAGGATAGGTTTGTTGGTTCTACAGAGCATGTTAACAGGAGACAACTCTTGGGTGGTACAAGACGAGCACAATCTTCTTCCAACAGGAACAATGAAGTGCTGCAAGATTCGTCTAGTCATCACCCCTATCGAATCACTGGCACTACAGACATAAATGCTGATCATGCCTCGGAAACTGTGCAGCCAAGAGAAACCAGTAACCGTGATTTACTGGAGCATAGATCAGCATTCCttgaaagaagaaggagaataaGATCTCAG GTCCGGGCCCTTCAGCGATTAGGTAGCAGGTTTGAGAATTTATCAGGTCATGATAGATCATGTATATTATCTGGTCAACATCGAACAGGTCACTGCACATGCAGAACAAACAATCGAGCTGCTAATCCTGATGATGACACAAGTGCTAGGGCTAGCATATCTAGAATTGTTATGTTAGCGGAAGCACTTTTTGAG GTGTTGGATGAAATTCATCAGCAGTCTGTAGTTCTCTCATCTCGACCGTCTTTTTCCTCAATTGGATCTGTTCCTGCTCCAAAGGAAGTCGTAGAATGTATGCCACTAAAAGTATACATGAAGCCACATAAACACCAAAATGATGAGGCTGCACA ATTTGAAAAGAGAAAACAGGATGGTTCTGCTGGCCAGAGAGAACGCAAGTTTCCAGTCGTTGAGGTGCTATATGCCTCCCTTGAGATGGAGTGCAGCCAGTTTGCATCCAAAGGTGGCTAG
- the LOC103718748 gene encoding pentatricopeptide repeat-containing protein At3g22150, chloroplastic, translating into MSSPFPPLHLSFPSPFPTPTPSTPLLLSLPQNPEHTSNPSPEPKPTTLRSRLSQLCKEGRLAAARRLFDALPRPAPTLIWNTLLIGYASNSLPADALRFYSLMNSSAAAGGGPPRSDHYTYSSALKACADARQLALGRSIHCHLLRRSPAPPKNRVLNNSLLNMYASALAPEWARADAVRLLFDRMPKRNVVSWNTLIGWYVRSRRPAEALAQFKSMIEVGVRPTPVSFINVLPAAVSVGGGRCADMLYGFLVRHGSEYASDQFVLSSAIFMYSELLDVQSARKIFDQAEFKNIEVWNTMIGGYVQNDRFDEAVTLFIEILESDVVDADAVTFLSSLVAVSQLQDVRLGQQVHAFLVKEYSMALPLILCNALIVMYSRCGCVQIAFELFCQMPERDLVSWNTMVSAFVQNDLNFEGLLLVYEMQREGFSVDSVTVMALLSAASNLGSLRIGKETHGYLIRHGIQCEGLESYLIDMYAKSGSVKTASQLFDGVLVDERDQVTWNAMIAGYTQSGRTEEAISVFRKMLEENQVPNSVTLSSVLPACNPVGGIQAGKQIHGFAIRRYLDSNVFVGTALVDMYSKSGEILSAERVFDGMKAKNTVTYTTMLSGYGQHGLGKRALSLFQSMKESGKRPDAVTFVAVISACSYSGLVEEGLSVYESMEEFGIVATPEHYCCIVDLLGRAGRVEAAYEFIQRLGDEGNLVGIWGSLLAACKVNGKFELGKLVSEKLFEIGKENGLAGYHVLLSNVYAAEEHWDNVDRVRKEMRERGLRKEPGSSWIDVGDTTHRFMSRDQKHPEYDQIYRMLQELALEMKLPSRETPDPCLVDGKSEVD; encoded by the coding sequence ATGTCATCCCCCTTCCCTCCTCTCCAcctctccttcccctctccTTTCCCCACCCCGACTCCCTcaacccctctcctcctctccctcccccaaAACCCCGAGCACACCTCGAACCCAAGCCCCGAACCCAAACCCACAACTCTCCGGTCCCGGCTGAGCCAGCTCTGCAAGGAGGGCCGCCTCGCCGCCGCCCGCCGCCTCTTCGACGCCCTCCCTCGCCCCGCCCCGACCCTCATATGGAACACGCTCCTCATCGGCTACGCCTCCAACTCCCTCCCAGCCGACGCCCTTCGCTTCTACTCCCTCATGaactcctccgccgccgccggtggCGGCCCCCCTCGGTCCGACCACTACACCTACTCCTCCGCCCTCAAGGCCTGTGCTGACGCCCGCCAGCTCGCCCTCGGCAGGTCCATCCACTGCCACCTCCTCCGCCGCTCCCCCGCGCCGCCCAAGAACCGCGTTCTCAACAACTCCCTCCTCAACATGTACGCCTCCGCTCTGGCCCCGGAATGGGCACGTGCCGATGCTGTCCGGTTGCTGTTCGACAGAATGCCCAAGAGAAATGTGGTCTCGTGGAACACGCTGATAGGATGGTATGTCAGGTCGCGGCGGCCGGCTGAGGCGCTGGCGCAGTTCAAAAGCATGATTGAGGTGGGAGTTCGGCCAACGCCGGTCAGTTTTATCAATGTGCTCCCAGCGGCGGTCAGTGTGGGGGGCGGGAGGTGCGCCGACATGTTGTACGGTTTTCTTGTTAGGCATGGAAGTGAGTATGCTAGTGATCAGTTTGTTTTGAGTTCGGCGATATTTATGTATTCGGAGCTCTTGGATGTGCAGTCTGCAAGGAAAATATTCGATCAAGCTGAGTTTAAGAACATCGAAGTGTGGAATACCATGATTGGTGGGTACGTTCAGAATGATCGGTTTGATGAAGCTGTTACCCTTTTCATCGAGATTTTGGAGTCGGATGTGGTTGATGCTGATGCCGTGACGTTCTTATCCTCCCTAGTGGCAGTTTCGCAGCTACAGGATGTCAGGCTGGGGCAGCAGGTCCATGCTTTTCTGGTTAAAGAGTATTCAATGGCACTGCCCTTGATTCTTTGTAATGCACTTATTGTTATGTACTCGAGGTGTGGTTGTGTTCAAATTGCCTTTGAGCTTTTCTGTCAGATGCCCGAGAGAGATCTTGTCTCATGGAACACCATGGTCTCTGCTTTTGTGCAGAATGATTTGAACTTTGAGGGTCTCCTGTTGGTCTATGAGATGCAGAGGGAGGGGTTTTCTGTGGATTCCGTGACAGTGATGGCCCTGCTTTCTGCAGCATCCAATCTGGGCAGTCTCAGGATCGGGAAAGAAACACATGGATATCTCATTAGGCATGGGATACAGTGTGAAGGGTTGGAGAGCTATCTGATTGACATGTATGCAAAGTCTGGTTCTGTCAAGACTGCAAGTCAGCTGTTCGACGGTGTTCTAGTCGATGAGCGAGATCAGGTCACATGGAATGCAATGATTGCAGGGTACACACAAAGTGGACGGACTGAAGAAGCTATTTCGGTGTTTCGAAAAATGCTTGAAGAAAACCAGGTACCCAATTCGGTGACCCTATCCTCTGTCCTCCCTGCTTGCAACCCTGTTGGAGGAATTCAAGCTGGTAAGCAGATCCATGGATTTGCCATCCGACGCTACCTAGATTCTAATGTTTTTGTTGGTACTGCTCTGGTGGATATGTATTCCAAGAGTGGTGAGATTTTATCTGCAGAAAGAGTATTTGATGGCATGAAAGCAAAGAACACTGTTACTTACACCACAATGTTATCAGGCTATGGTCAACATGGTCTCGGTAAGAGAGCCCTATCTCTTTTCCAGTCAATGAAAGAATCAGGAAAAAGGCCTGATGCTGTCACCTTTGTAGCAGTGATTTCAGCGTGTAGTTATTCTGGGCTGGTGGAGGAGGGTCTTTCTGTTTATGAGTCAATGGAGGAGTTTGGGATCGTGGCTACACCGGAGCATTATTGCTGCATTGTGGACTTGTTGGGTAGAGCTGGGAGGGTGGAGGCGGCATATGAGTTTATTCAAAGATTGGGTGATGAGGGAAACCTTGTGGGAATCTGGGGATCATTACTTGCAGCTTGTAAAGTTAATGGCAAGTTTGAACTGGGAAAGTTGGTCTCAGAAAAGCTTTTTGAGATTGGAAAGGAAAATGGACTTGCAGGTTACCATGTTCTGCTCTCAAATGTATATGCTGCTGAGGAGCATTGGGACAATGTTGACAGGGTGAGGAAGGAGATGAGAGAAAGGGGCTTGAGGAAGGAACCTGGGTCAAGTTGGATTGATGTTGGGGATACAACGCATAGGTTCATGTCTAGAGACCAAAAGCACCCGGAGTATGACCAAATATACAGAATGCTGCAAGAGTTGGCCTTGGAGATGAAGTTGCCTAGTCGTGAGACCCCTGATCCTTGCCTTGTTGATGGGAAATCTGAGGTTGATTAG